From one Bacteroides eggerthii genomic stretch:
- a CDS encoding Maf-like protein yields MLDNLKKYKVILASNSPRRKELLSGLGVDYEIRTLPDVDESYPDTLRGADIPLYIAKEKANAYRNMLQSGELMITADTIVWLDGKVLGKPKDREDALCMLRDMSGRTHEVFTGVCITTTEWQRSFSAQTEVRFSKLSEEEIIYYVDKFQPMDKAGAYGVQEWIGFIGVENISGSYYNIMGLPVQRLYKELCLIEGRLSKL; encoded by the coding sequence ATGTTAGATAATCTCAAGAAATATAAAGTGATACTTGCTTCCAACTCTCCGCGTCGAAAAGAATTGCTGTCCGGGCTTGGAGTTGACTATGAAATACGTACGTTGCCGGATGTGGATGAGTCGTATCCTGATACATTACGAGGAGCGGATATCCCTCTCTATATAGCAAAAGAAAAAGCGAATGCCTATCGGAATATGTTGCAGTCGGGCGAACTGATGATAACTGCCGATACTATTGTTTGGTTGGATGGCAAGGTACTGGGAAAGCCAAAGGATAGGGAAGATGCTTTATGTATGTTGCGTGACATGTCCGGTCGCACTCATGAAGTGTTTACCGGTGTTTGTATTACTACGACAGAATGGCAGCGGAGTTTTTCAGCCCAGACGGAAGTGCGTTTCTCTAAGTTGAGTGAAGAAGAAATTATTTACTACGTAGATAAGTTCCAACCCATGGATAAAGCAGGAGCTTATGGTGTACAAGAGTGGATTGGCTTTATTGGAGTAGAGAATATATCGGGTAGCTATTATAACATTATGGGGCTGCCGGTACAACGGCTTTATAAAGAGCTTTGTTTGATTGAAGGGAGGTTGTCAAAACTCTGA
- a CDS encoding KdsC family phosphatase yields MSTINYDLNKIKALAFDVDGVLSANVIPMSTDGEPLRTVNIKDGYALHLAAKHEIPLAIITGGRTEAVRRRFLALGIPAENIYMGSSVKIHDYRDFRDRYGLQDEEILYVGDDIPDIEVMSTCGLPCCPNDAAPEVKSVARYISYKAGGYGCGRDVIEQFLKVKGLWMADEKAFGW; encoded by the coding sequence ATGAGTACAATCAATTATGATTTGAATAAGATAAAAGCCCTTGCTTTTGATGTGGATGGGGTATTAAGTGCTAATGTTATCCCGATGAGTACGGACGGCGAACCGTTGCGTACGGTAAACATAAAAGATGGCTATGCATTGCATCTGGCTGCCAAGCACGAGATTCCATTAGCTATTATTACAGGTGGACGTACAGAGGCTGTGCGCAGGCGTTTCCTTGCTTTGGGGATACCGGCCGAAAATATCTATATGGGTTCTTCTGTTAAGATACATGACTATCGTGACTTTCGTGACCGTTATGGTTTGCAGGATGAGGAAATATTATACGTAGGTGATGATATTCCCGATATTGAAGTAATGAGTACTTGCGGCTTGCCTTGTTGTCCGAATGATGCTGCTCCTGAAGTGAAATCTGTTGCCCGCTATATTTCTTACAAGGCCGGAGGATATGGCTGCGGACGTGACGTTATAGAGCAGTTCCTTAAAGTAAAAGGTCTCTGGATGGCAGATGAGAAAGCCTTTGGCTGGTAA
- a CDS encoding Rossmann-like and DUF2520 domain-containing protein translates to MRRSIEDTSIVFIGAGNLATNLAKALYDNGFRIIQVYSRTEESARALAQVVEATYTTDLSSVVTDAQLYIVSLKDAAFVQLLPEIVAGKENALWVHTAGSIPMDVWADKVNRYGVLYPMQTFSKQRVVDFQHIPIFVESNSEADTRFLKAVASVLSKQVYEATSEQRKNLHLAAVFTCNFTNHMYALAAGLLKKHQLPFEIMLPLIDETARKVHEIEPHLAQTGPAIRYDENVINNHLQMLSDEPEMQELYRLISESIHRQNS, encoded by the coding sequence ATGAGGAGAAGTATAGAAGATACATCTATTGTATTTATTGGAGCCGGAAATTTGGCGACGAATTTGGCAAAGGCACTTTATGATAACGGATTTCGCATCATTCAGGTTTATAGCCGTACAGAAGAGTCGGCGCGGGCATTGGCGCAGGTAGTGGAGGCTACTTATACAACTGACTTGTCGTCTGTGGTTACGGATGCTCAGTTATATATTGTTTCTCTGAAAGATGCGGCGTTTGTGCAACTGCTGCCCGAAATTGTTGCCGGAAAAGAAAATGCCTTATGGGTACATACTGCCGGTAGTATTCCCATGGATGTTTGGGCGGATAAAGTGAACCGGTATGGGGTGCTTTATCCTATGCAGACATTTAGTAAACAGCGTGTAGTTGATTTTCAGCATATACCGATTTTCGTGGAAAGTAATTCTGAAGCAGATACTCGGTTTCTGAAAGCCGTTGCTTCCGTACTGTCAAAGCAAGTCTATGAGGCAACTTCCGAGCAACGCAAGAACCTGCATTTGGCGGCAGTCTTCACTTGTAATTTTACAAATCATATGTATGCTCTTGCTGCCGGGCTTTTGAAGAAGCATCAACTTCCTTTTGAGATAATGCTGCCTCTGATAGATGAGACTGCCCGCAAAGTACACGAGATTGAACCACACCTTGCGCAAACAGGGCCTGCCATACGTTACGATGAAAATGTCATCAATAATCATCTGCAGATGCTTTCCGATGAGCCGGAAATGCAGGAACTATACAGGCTGATTAGCGAAAGCATACATCGGCAAAACAGCTAA